In Aquila chrysaetos chrysaetos chromosome 10, bAquChr1.4, whole genome shotgun sequence, the following proteins share a genomic window:
- the LOC115346865 gene encoding transient receptor potential cation channel subfamily V member 1-like isoform X3, translated as MSSILGKMKKFGSSDMEESEVTDEHTDGEDSMLETPDSLQGTLSTKVQPHKSNIFARRGRFVMGDSDKDMAPMDSFYQMDHLMAPSVIKFHANLERGKLHKLLSTDSITGCSEKAFKFYDRRRIFDAVAQGNTKDLDDLLLYLNRTLKHLTDDEFKEPETGKTCLLKAMLNLHDGKNDTIPLLLDIARKTGTLKEFVNAEYTDNYYKGQTALHIAIERRNMYLVKLLVQNGADVHARACGEFFRKIKGKPGFYFGRGELPLSLAACTNQLCIVKFLLENPYQAADIAAEDSMGNMVLHTLVEIADNTKDNTKFVTKMYNNILILGAKINPILKLEELTNKKGLTPLTLAAKTGKIGIFAYILRREIKDPECRHLSRKFTEWAYGPVHSSLYDLSCIDTCEKNSVLEIIAYSSETPNRHEMLLVEPLNRLLQDKWDRFVKHLFYFNFFVYTMHIIILTAAAYYRPVEKKEKPPFTFGHSTGEYFRVTGEILSVLGGLYFFFRGIQYFVQRRPSFKTLIVDSYSEVLFFVHSLLLLSSVVLYFCGQELYVASMVFSLALGWANMLYYTRGFQQMGIYSVMIAKMILRDLCRFMFVYLVFLLGFSTAVVTLIEDDNEGQDTNSSEYARCCHVKRGRTSYNSLYYTCLELFKFTIGMGDLEFTENYRFKSVFVILLVLYVILTYILLLNMLIALMGETVSKIAQESKSIWKLQRAITILDIENSYLNCVRRSFRSGKQVLVGVTPDGQDDYRWCFSIREKLENVGSAFKRWKQERRDSKTTRRSQIKTYFGTLL; from the exons ATGTCTTCCATTCTTGGGAAGATGAAGAAATTTGGCAGTTCTGACATGGAGGAATCTGAAGTGACAGATGAACACACGGATGGGGAGGATTCCATGCTGGAAACCCCTGACAGCCTCCAGGGTACACTCAGCACCAAGGTGCAGCCACACAAAAGCAACATCTTTGCAAGACGTGGGCGGTTTGTGATGGGGGATAGTGACAAGGACATGGCTCCCATGGACTCCTTTTACCAGATGGATCACCTGATGGCTCCTTCTGTCATCAAATTTCATGCCAATTTGGAGAGGGGGAAACTTCACAA GCTCCTGTCTACAGATTCCATCACAGGCTGCTCAGAAAAAGCCTTCAAATTTTATGACCGCAGAAGGATCTTTGATGCTGTAGCCCAAGGCAACACAAAGGACCTGGATGATCTGCTGCTCTACCTTAATAGAACCTTGAAGCATCTCACAGATGATGAGTTCAAAG AGCCAGAAACTGGGAAAACCTGCTTACTGAAAGCCATGCTGAATCTACATGATGGGAAAAATGATACCATTCCCTTACTGCTGGATATTGCAAGGAAAACTGGAACTCTGAAAGAGTTTGTTAATGCAGAGTATACTGACAACTACTACAAGG GCCAAACTGCACTTCACATCGCCATTGAGAGAAGGAACATGTACCTGGTGAAGCTCTTGGTCCAGAACGGAGCAGATGTTCATGCAAGAGCCTGTGGGGAGTTCTTCAGGAAAATCAAAGGGAAACCTGGCTTTTATTTTGGTAGGG GGGAGCTGCCTTTGTCCCTGGCTGCCTGCACCAACCAGCTCTGCATTGTGAAATTCCTCCTTGAGAACCCCTACCAGGCAGCCGACATTGCTGCTGAGGACTCCATGGGCAATATGGTCCTGCATACACTGGTGGAGATTGCAGATAATACTAAGGATAATACCAAGTTTGTTACCAAGATGTACAATAACATATTGATCCTTGGTGCCAAAATTAATCCAATCCTGAAGCTAGAAGAACTCACCAACAAGAAAGGGCTGACTCCATTAACCTTGGCAGCCAAAACAGGGAAGATAGGG ATTTTCGCATACATCCTCAGACGAGAGATCAAAGATCCTGAGTGCAGACACTTGTCTAGGAAGTTCACTGAATGGGCTTATGGACCTGTCCACTCATCTCTTTATGACCTGTCCTGTATAGACACATGCGAGAAAAATTCAGTGCTTGAGATTATTGCCTACAGTAGTGAAACACCA AACCGTCATGAGATGCTGCTGGTGGAACCCCTTAACAGGCTGCTGCAAGACAAGTGGGACCGGTTCGTCAAACACTTATTTTACTTCAACTTCTTTGTCTATACCATGCATATCATCATCCTCACTGCAGCTGCTTACTACAGACctgtagagaaaaaggaaaag CCTCCCTTCACATTTGGTCACAGCACTGGGGAATATTTTCGAGTGACTGGAGAGATCCTGAGTGTTCTGGGAggtctctatttttttttcagaggg atacagTATTTCGTGCAGAGGCGCCCATCATTCAAGACGCTGATAGTTGACAGCTACAGTGAGGTTCTTTT CTTTGTTCACTCCTTGCTCCTCCTGAGCTCTGTGGTGCTGTACTTCTGTGGCCAGGAACTGTACGTGGCTTCCATGGTCTTCTCATTGGCCCTGGGCTGGGCTAACATGCTGTACTACACCCGTGGCTTCCAGCAGATGGGCATTTACTCTGTCATGATTGCCAAG ATGATCCTTAGAGATTTATGTCGCTTCATGTTTGTCTATCTAGTATTCCTCCTGGGATTTTCTACAG CTGTGGTGACTTTAATTGAAGATGACAATGAGGGGCAAGACACAAATAGCTCTGAATATGCCCGGTGCTGCCATGTGAAGCGAGGCCGCACATCCTACAATAGTCTGTATTATACCTGCTTGGAGCTTTTCAAGTTCACTATTGGGATGGGGGACCTGGAGTTCACAGAGAACTACAGGTTCAAGTCTGTGTTTGTCATCCTTTTGGTTCTCTATGTCATCCTTACATATATCCTCCTGCTCAACATGCTTATTGCACTGATGGGGGAAACTGTGAGCAAAATTGCCCAGGAGAGCAAGAGCATCTGGAAACTCCAG AGAGCCATCACAATCTTGGATATTGAAAACAGCTACTTGAACTGTGTGAGGCGCTCATTCCGGTCTGGGAAGCAAGTCTTGGTGGGGGTCACACCTGACGGTCAAGATGATTACAGATGGTGCTTTAG tATCAGGGAAAAACTGGAAAACGTTGGTTCCGCTTTTAAGAGATGGAAGCAGGAGAGAAGAGACTCAAAAACTACCAGAAGAAGTCAAATTAAAACCTATTTTGGAACCTTATTATGA
- the LOC115346865 gene encoding transient receptor potential cation channel subfamily V member 1-like isoform X1 — protein MSSILGKMKKFGSSDMEESEVTDEHTDGEDSMLETPDSLQGTLSTKVQPHKSNIFARRGRFVMGDSDKDMAPMDSFYQMDHLMAPSVIKFHANLERGKLHKLLSTDSITGCSEKAFKFYDRRRIFDAVAQGNTKDLDDLLLYLNRTLKHLTDDEFKEPETGKTCLLKAMLNLHDGKNDTIPLLLDIARKTGTLKEFVNAEYTDNYYKGQTALHIAIERRNMYLVKLLVQNGADVHARACGEFFRKIKGKPGFYFGRGELPLSLAACTNQLCIVKFLLENPYQAADIAAEDSMGNMVLHTLVEIADNTKDNTKFVTKMYNNILILGAKINPILKLEELTNKKGLTPLTLAAKTGKIGIFAYILRREIKDPECRHLSRKFTEWAYGPVHSSLYDLSCIDTCEKNSVLEIIAYSSETPNRHEMLLVEPLNRLLQDKWDRFVKHLFYFNFFVYTMHIIILTAAAYYRPVEKKEKPPFTFGHSTGEYFRVTGEILSVLGGLYFFFRGIQYFVQRRPSFKTLIVDSYSEVLFFVHSLLLLSSVVLYFCGQELYVASMVFSLALGWANMLYYTRGFQQMGIYSVMIAKMILRDLCRFMFVYLVFLLGFSTAVVTLIEDDNEGQDTNSSEYARCCHVKRGRTSYNSLYYTCLELFKFTIGMGDLEFTENYRFKSVFVILLVLYVILTYILLLNMLIALMGETVSKIAQESKSIWKLQRAITILDIENSYLNCVRRSFRSGKQVLVGVTPDGQDDYRWCFRVDEVNWSTWNTNLGIINEDPGYSGDLKRNPSYSIKPGRVSGKNWKTLVPLLRDGSRREETQKLPEEVKLKPILEPYYEPEDSDTLKESLPKSV, from the exons ATGTCTTCCATTCTTGGGAAGATGAAGAAATTTGGCAGTTCTGACATGGAGGAATCTGAAGTGACAGATGAACACACGGATGGGGAGGATTCCATGCTGGAAACCCCTGACAGCCTCCAGGGTACACTCAGCACCAAGGTGCAGCCACACAAAAGCAACATCTTTGCAAGACGTGGGCGGTTTGTGATGGGGGATAGTGACAAGGACATGGCTCCCATGGACTCCTTTTACCAGATGGATCACCTGATGGCTCCTTCTGTCATCAAATTTCATGCCAATTTGGAGAGGGGGAAACTTCACAA GCTCCTGTCTACAGATTCCATCACAGGCTGCTCAGAAAAAGCCTTCAAATTTTATGACCGCAGAAGGATCTTTGATGCTGTAGCCCAAGGCAACACAAAGGACCTGGATGATCTGCTGCTCTACCTTAATAGAACCTTGAAGCATCTCACAGATGATGAGTTCAAAG AGCCAGAAACTGGGAAAACCTGCTTACTGAAAGCCATGCTGAATCTACATGATGGGAAAAATGATACCATTCCCTTACTGCTGGATATTGCAAGGAAAACTGGAACTCTGAAAGAGTTTGTTAATGCAGAGTATACTGACAACTACTACAAGG GCCAAACTGCACTTCACATCGCCATTGAGAGAAGGAACATGTACCTGGTGAAGCTCTTGGTCCAGAACGGAGCAGATGTTCATGCAAGAGCCTGTGGGGAGTTCTTCAGGAAAATCAAAGGGAAACCTGGCTTTTATTTTGGTAGGG GGGAGCTGCCTTTGTCCCTGGCTGCCTGCACCAACCAGCTCTGCATTGTGAAATTCCTCCTTGAGAACCCCTACCAGGCAGCCGACATTGCTGCTGAGGACTCCATGGGCAATATGGTCCTGCATACACTGGTGGAGATTGCAGATAATACTAAGGATAATACCAAGTTTGTTACCAAGATGTACAATAACATATTGATCCTTGGTGCCAAAATTAATCCAATCCTGAAGCTAGAAGAACTCACCAACAAGAAAGGGCTGACTCCATTAACCTTGGCAGCCAAAACAGGGAAGATAGGG ATTTTCGCATACATCCTCAGACGAGAGATCAAAGATCCTGAGTGCAGACACTTGTCTAGGAAGTTCACTGAATGGGCTTATGGACCTGTCCACTCATCTCTTTATGACCTGTCCTGTATAGACACATGCGAGAAAAATTCAGTGCTTGAGATTATTGCCTACAGTAGTGAAACACCA AACCGTCATGAGATGCTGCTGGTGGAACCCCTTAACAGGCTGCTGCAAGACAAGTGGGACCGGTTCGTCAAACACTTATTTTACTTCAACTTCTTTGTCTATACCATGCATATCATCATCCTCACTGCAGCTGCTTACTACAGACctgtagagaaaaaggaaaag CCTCCCTTCACATTTGGTCACAGCACTGGGGAATATTTTCGAGTGACTGGAGAGATCCTGAGTGTTCTGGGAggtctctatttttttttcagaggg atacagTATTTCGTGCAGAGGCGCCCATCATTCAAGACGCTGATAGTTGACAGCTACAGTGAGGTTCTTTT CTTTGTTCACTCCTTGCTCCTCCTGAGCTCTGTGGTGCTGTACTTCTGTGGCCAGGAACTGTACGTGGCTTCCATGGTCTTCTCATTGGCCCTGGGCTGGGCTAACATGCTGTACTACACCCGTGGCTTCCAGCAGATGGGCATTTACTCTGTCATGATTGCCAAG ATGATCCTTAGAGATTTATGTCGCTTCATGTTTGTCTATCTAGTATTCCTCCTGGGATTTTCTACAG CTGTGGTGACTTTAATTGAAGATGACAATGAGGGGCAAGACACAAATAGCTCTGAATATGCCCGGTGCTGCCATGTGAAGCGAGGCCGCACATCCTACAATAGTCTGTATTATACCTGCTTGGAGCTTTTCAAGTTCACTATTGGGATGGGGGACCTGGAGTTCACAGAGAACTACAGGTTCAAGTCTGTGTTTGTCATCCTTTTGGTTCTCTATGTCATCCTTACATATATCCTCCTGCTCAACATGCTTATTGCACTGATGGGGGAAACTGTGAGCAAAATTGCCCAGGAGAGCAAGAGCATCTGGAAACTCCAG AGAGCCATCACAATCTTGGATATTGAAAACAGCTACTTGAACTGTGTGAGGCGCTCATTCCGGTCTGGGAAGCAAGTCTTGGTGGGGGTCACACCTGACGGTCAAGATGATTACAGATGGTGCTTTAG GGTTGATGAAGTGAACTGGTCCACATGGAATACTAATCTGGGCATAATCAATGAAGACCCTGGGTACTCTGGGGACCTCAAACGAAATCCCAGTTACTCTATTAAGCCTGGCAGAG tATCAGGGAAAAACTGGAAAACGTTGGTTCCGCTTTTAAGAGATGGAAGCAGGAGAGAAGAGACTCAAAAACTACCAGAAGAAGTCAAATTAAAACCTATTTTGGAACCTTATTATGAGCCAGAAGATTCTGATACATTGAAGGAGTCACTTCCAAAGTCAGTctaa
- the LOC115346865 gene encoding transient receptor potential cation channel subfamily V member 1-like isoform X2, translating into MSSILGKMKKFGSSDMEESEVTDEHTDGEDSMLETPDSLQGTLSTKVQPHKSNIFARRGRFVMGDSDKDMAPMDSFYQMDHLMAPSVIKFHANLERGKLHKLLSTDSITGCSEKAFKFYDRRRIFDAVAQGNTKDLDDLLLYLNRTLKHLTDDEFKEPETGKTCLLKAMLNLHDGKNDTIPLLLDIARKTGTLKEFVNAEYTDNYYKGQTALHIAIERRNMYLVKLLVQNGADVHARACGEFFRKIKGKPGFYFGELPLSLAACTNQLCIVKFLLENPYQAADIAAEDSMGNMVLHTLVEIADNTKDNTKFVTKMYNNILILGAKINPILKLEELTNKKGLTPLTLAAKTGKIGIFAYILRREIKDPECRHLSRKFTEWAYGPVHSSLYDLSCIDTCEKNSVLEIIAYSSETPNRHEMLLVEPLNRLLQDKWDRFVKHLFYFNFFVYTMHIIILTAAAYYRPVEKKEKPPFTFGHSTGEYFRVTGEILSVLGGLYFFFRGIQYFVQRRPSFKTLIVDSYSEVLFFVHSLLLLSSVVLYFCGQELYVASMVFSLALGWANMLYYTRGFQQMGIYSVMIAKMILRDLCRFMFVYLVFLLGFSTAVVTLIEDDNEGQDTNSSEYARCCHVKRGRTSYNSLYYTCLELFKFTIGMGDLEFTENYRFKSVFVILLVLYVILTYILLLNMLIALMGETVSKIAQESKSIWKLQRAITILDIENSYLNCVRRSFRSGKQVLVGVTPDGQDDYRWCFRVDEVNWSTWNTNLGIINEDPGYSGDLKRNPSYSIKPGRVSGKNWKTLVPLLRDGSRREETQKLPEEVKLKPILEPYYEPEDSDTLKESLPKSV; encoded by the exons ATGTCTTCCATTCTTGGGAAGATGAAGAAATTTGGCAGTTCTGACATGGAGGAATCTGAAGTGACAGATGAACACACGGATGGGGAGGATTCCATGCTGGAAACCCCTGACAGCCTCCAGGGTACACTCAGCACCAAGGTGCAGCCACACAAAAGCAACATCTTTGCAAGACGTGGGCGGTTTGTGATGGGGGATAGTGACAAGGACATGGCTCCCATGGACTCCTTTTACCAGATGGATCACCTGATGGCTCCTTCTGTCATCAAATTTCATGCCAATTTGGAGAGGGGGAAACTTCACAA GCTCCTGTCTACAGATTCCATCACAGGCTGCTCAGAAAAAGCCTTCAAATTTTATGACCGCAGAAGGATCTTTGATGCTGTAGCCCAAGGCAACACAAAGGACCTGGATGATCTGCTGCTCTACCTTAATAGAACCTTGAAGCATCTCACAGATGATGAGTTCAAAG AGCCAGAAACTGGGAAAACCTGCTTACTGAAAGCCATGCTGAATCTACATGATGGGAAAAATGATACCATTCCCTTACTGCTGGATATTGCAAGGAAAACTGGAACTCTGAAAGAGTTTGTTAATGCAGAGTATACTGACAACTACTACAAGG GCCAAACTGCACTTCACATCGCCATTGAGAGAAGGAACATGTACCTGGTGAAGCTCTTGGTCCAGAACGGAGCAGATGTTCATGCAAGAGCCTGTGGGGAGTTCTTCAGGAAAATCAAAGGGAAACCTGGCTTTTATTTTG GGGAGCTGCCTTTGTCCCTGGCTGCCTGCACCAACCAGCTCTGCATTGTGAAATTCCTCCTTGAGAACCCCTACCAGGCAGCCGACATTGCTGCTGAGGACTCCATGGGCAATATGGTCCTGCATACACTGGTGGAGATTGCAGATAATACTAAGGATAATACCAAGTTTGTTACCAAGATGTACAATAACATATTGATCCTTGGTGCCAAAATTAATCCAATCCTGAAGCTAGAAGAACTCACCAACAAGAAAGGGCTGACTCCATTAACCTTGGCAGCCAAAACAGGGAAGATAGGG ATTTTCGCATACATCCTCAGACGAGAGATCAAAGATCCTGAGTGCAGACACTTGTCTAGGAAGTTCACTGAATGGGCTTATGGACCTGTCCACTCATCTCTTTATGACCTGTCCTGTATAGACACATGCGAGAAAAATTCAGTGCTTGAGATTATTGCCTACAGTAGTGAAACACCA AACCGTCATGAGATGCTGCTGGTGGAACCCCTTAACAGGCTGCTGCAAGACAAGTGGGACCGGTTCGTCAAACACTTATTTTACTTCAACTTCTTTGTCTATACCATGCATATCATCATCCTCACTGCAGCTGCTTACTACAGACctgtagagaaaaaggaaaag CCTCCCTTCACATTTGGTCACAGCACTGGGGAATATTTTCGAGTGACTGGAGAGATCCTGAGTGTTCTGGGAggtctctatttttttttcagaggg atacagTATTTCGTGCAGAGGCGCCCATCATTCAAGACGCTGATAGTTGACAGCTACAGTGAGGTTCTTTT CTTTGTTCACTCCTTGCTCCTCCTGAGCTCTGTGGTGCTGTACTTCTGTGGCCAGGAACTGTACGTGGCTTCCATGGTCTTCTCATTGGCCCTGGGCTGGGCTAACATGCTGTACTACACCCGTGGCTTCCAGCAGATGGGCATTTACTCTGTCATGATTGCCAAG ATGATCCTTAGAGATTTATGTCGCTTCATGTTTGTCTATCTAGTATTCCTCCTGGGATTTTCTACAG CTGTGGTGACTTTAATTGAAGATGACAATGAGGGGCAAGACACAAATAGCTCTGAATATGCCCGGTGCTGCCATGTGAAGCGAGGCCGCACATCCTACAATAGTCTGTATTATACCTGCTTGGAGCTTTTCAAGTTCACTATTGGGATGGGGGACCTGGAGTTCACAGAGAACTACAGGTTCAAGTCTGTGTTTGTCATCCTTTTGGTTCTCTATGTCATCCTTACATATATCCTCCTGCTCAACATGCTTATTGCACTGATGGGGGAAACTGTGAGCAAAATTGCCCAGGAGAGCAAGAGCATCTGGAAACTCCAG AGAGCCATCACAATCTTGGATATTGAAAACAGCTACTTGAACTGTGTGAGGCGCTCATTCCGGTCTGGGAAGCAAGTCTTGGTGGGGGTCACACCTGACGGTCAAGATGATTACAGATGGTGCTTTAG GGTTGATGAAGTGAACTGGTCCACATGGAATACTAATCTGGGCATAATCAATGAAGACCCTGGGTACTCTGGGGACCTCAAACGAAATCCCAGTTACTCTATTAAGCCTGGCAGAG tATCAGGGAAAAACTGGAAAACGTTGGTTCCGCTTTTAAGAGATGGAAGCAGGAGAGAAGAGACTCAAAAACTACCAGAAGAAGTCAAATTAAAACCTATTTTGGAACCTTATTATGAGCCAGAAGATTCTGATACATTGAAGGAGTCACTTCCAAAGTCAGTctaa